In Methanobacterium sp., one DNA window encodes the following:
- a CDS encoding CBS domain-containing protein, with product MLKLKVKDVMRREIITVTPTEDVVFAFEKLMKHKISSLPILDGEKLVGIVTATDLGHNLILDKYELGTTVEEVMVEQVVHVSPEDDLMTAVRKMHKHGSDEGIINQLVVLDNNKLVGIISDGDIIRSLEV from the coding sequence ATGTTGAAACTAAAGGTTAAAGATGTGATGAGGCGGGAGATTATAACTGTAACTCCCACTGAAGATGTTGTATTTGCCTTTGAAAAACTTATGAAACATAAAATAAGTTCACTACCAATACTGGATGGAGAAAAACTGGTAGGAATTGTCACGGCCACTGATTTAGGCCATAACCTCATACTAGACAAATACGAACTCGGAACCACAGTAGAAGAAGTGATGGTCGAACAAGTGGTGCATGTGTCACCTGAAGATGATCTAATGACTGCTGTACGTAAAATGCATAAACATGGCTCTGATGAGGGGATTATCAATCAATTAGTGGTATTGGATAACAATAAACTAGTTGGCATTATTTCAGATGGAGATATAATCAGATCACTTGAGGTTTAA